The Blastocatellia bacterium genome contains the following window.
CTGTTGATCAGAAAGGCTCGGTGAGGTCAGACGCATCGGGACAGCGGGTGACACCGGGCCGTCCAGGAGAGATGCCATGCCAGTCGTGGAGGTGAAAAATCTCAAAGGCGAAGTCGTCGGAGAGCTGACGCTTTCGGACGAGGTCTTCGGTCGCCCATATCATCCGGCCGTCGTCTACGAGGCCGTCAGATGGTTCCAGGCCAAGCATCGAGCGGGCACCGCCGCTACCAAGACGCGGGGAGAAGTGTCCGGCTCGGGACGAAAACTCTGGCGGCAGAAGGGAACCGGGCGTGCGCGGGTCGGCTCGATCCGGTCGCCTCTGTGGCGACACGGGGGAACGATTCATGGTCCCGTGCCTCGGGATTACTCTTACGAGCTGCCAAAGAAAGTGCGACGTGCGGCGCTCGCCTCG
Protein-coding sequences here:
- the rplD gene encoding 50S ribosomal protein L4, whose protein sequence is MPVVEVKNLKGEVVGELTLSDEVFGRPYHPAVVYEAVRWFQAKHRAGTAATKTRGEVSGSGRKLWRQKGTGRARVGSIRSPLWRHGGTIHGPVPRDYSYELPKKVRRAALASVVSERLREGHLMVIDAFTLETHKTKALAEILARLGLNGHRTLIVDDDRENRNLARASRNIPTVTRVPSYGINVYDALAHEVLVFSREAILAFEKRMKRADGGQP